One part of the Halopenitus persicus genome encodes these proteins:
- a CDS encoding NAD-dependent epimerase/dehydratase family protein, which yields MQNQRVLVTGGAGFIGSNLANRLAENNDVIAVDDIYLGTPENLDSDVEFVEASVLDDDYPADVDVLFHLAALSSRNMHEENPQRGCRVNVEGFVNAVERARTEGCETVVYASTSSIYGSRTEPSPESMDVEAETAYEASKLARERYAEYYANHHGMNMAGLRFFSVYQGFGGNEAHKGEYANTVAQFADAIANGETPKLFGDGTQTRDFTHVSDVARACELAADHELTGVYNVGTEEAYSFNEMVAMINDALGTDIDPEYIECPFDDYVHDTMADYSKFRQATGWEPEIDFEEGVGLVCEPYLTEE from the coding sequence ATGCAGAACCAGCGCGTCCTCGTCACGGGCGGCGCGGGCTTCATCGGGTCGAACCTCGCCAACCGTCTCGCCGAGAACAACGACGTGATCGCGGTCGACGACATCTACCTCGGCACCCCCGAGAACCTCGATTCCGACGTCGAGTTCGTCGAGGCTTCGGTCCTCGACGATGACTATCCCGCGGACGTCGACGTCCTCTTCCACCTCGCCGCGCTCTCCTCGCGGAATATGCACGAGGAGAATCCCCAGCGCGGCTGCCGGGTCAACGTTGAGGGATTCGTCAACGCCGTCGAGCGCGCCCGCACGGAAGGGTGTGAGACCGTTGTCTACGCCTCCACCTCCTCGATCTACGGGAGCCGAACCGAGCCCTCGCCCGAGAGTATGGACGTCGAGGCAGAGACCGCCTATGAGGCCTCGAAACTCGCCCGCGAGCGCTACGCGGAGTACTACGCCAACCACCACGGGATGAATATGGCCGGCCTCCGGTTCTTCTCGGTCTACCAAGGCTTCGGCGGCAACGAGGCACACAAGGGCGAGTACGCAAACACGGTCGCGCAGTTCGCGGACGCCATCGCGAACGGCGAGACTCCGAAGCTGTTCGGCGACGGCACCCAGACGCGTGACTTCACGCACGTCTCGGACGTCGCTCGTGCCTGTGAGCTTGCGGCCGACCACGAGCTCACGGGGGTCTACAACGTCGGCACAGAGGAGGCCTACTCGTTCAACGAGATGGTCGCGATGATCAACGACGCGCTGGGAACCGACATCGATCCGGAATACATCGAATGTCCCTTCGACGACTACGTTCACGACACGATGGCGGACTACTCGAAATTCCGCCAGGCCACCGGCTGGGAGCCCGAGATCGACTTCGAGGAGGGCGTCGGGTTGGTGTGTGAACCGTACCTGACCGAGGAGTGA
- a CDS encoding oligosaccharide flippase family protein, whose amino-acid sequence MRIGQTSFVYFLSKIVVSATGFLATLYFARVLGAGTLGVYFLILALVSWLKLAGEMGVGGALSKRISEGDGSGGYLVTGALVIGALTVILLAGIWVLQGRIEAYVGHPDAPLILALLVLVELLNGYTSAILKGQRLVQYIAGISTVRTVVRVILQVGAVYLGYELLGLVGGLAVGILIASLLGLTIVYRSLEERPSLNDWSYRHVERLLSYAKYSWLGGVRGRSFNWVDVVVLGLFVPSNLIGIYTIAWNIASFLNVFGTSIRTSMFPEISKLAAEDDTDQIRSLVSDMLAFGGLILIPGLVGGVLIGDRLLRIYGSEFVQGTAVLGLLILSVHIYDYQMQFTNALNAIDRPDLSFRVNAVFIGGNAALNLVLVSQYGWVGAAVATVVSATVGLVGAAHYLRQQIDVAVPIGTILRQWAAAGCMGVVVSGILRADSVYGIFSRNDVSVIVVAGTGAAVYFVVLYAISSRFRTVIRNNSPVEIPI is encoded by the coding sequence ATGCGAATCGGCCAAACCTCGTTCGTCTACTTCCTCTCGAAGATCGTCGTCTCGGCGACGGGGTTCCTGGCGACACTCTATTTCGCGCGTGTCCTCGGTGCGGGGACGCTCGGCGTCTATTTCCTCATCCTTGCGCTCGTCTCTTGGCTGAAACTGGCCGGAGAGATGGGCGTCGGCGGCGCCCTCTCGAAGCGGATCAGCGAAGGTGACGGCTCGGGTGGATACCTGGTGACCGGTGCGCTCGTCATCGGGGCGCTTACCGTCATTCTGTTGGCCGGGATCTGGGTGCTTCAGGGACGGATCGAGGCCTACGTCGGCCATCCCGACGCACCACTTATCCTGGCCCTTCTCGTCCTCGTCGAACTCCTCAACGGCTACACGTCCGCGATCCTGAAGGGACAACGATTGGTACAGTACATCGCCGGTATCTCGACGGTTCGAACGGTGGTCCGGGTCATTCTACAGGTTGGGGCCGTCTACCTGGGCTACGAACTGCTCGGCCTCGTCGGCGGGTTGGCGGTCGGGATACTGATCGCGTCCCTCCTCGGCCTCACGATCGTGTACCGGTCGCTCGAGGAACGACCTTCCCTCAACGACTGGAGCTACCGACACGTCGAGCGCCTCCTCTCGTACGCGAAATACTCCTGGCTCGGCGGCGTCAGGGGGCGCTCGTTCAACTGGGTCGACGTCGTCGTGCTCGGACTGTTCGTCCCCTCGAACCTGATCGGGATCTACACGATCGCGTGGAACATCGCGTCGTTTCTCAACGTCTTCGGGACGTCGATCCGGACGTCGATGTTCCCGGAGATCAGCAAGCTCGCCGCCGAGGACGACACCGACCAGATCCGGAGTCTGGTCTCGGACATGCTCGCGTTCGGCGGACTCATCCTGATCCCGGGACTCGTCGGTGGCGTCCTGATCGGCGATCGGCTGCTCCGGATCTACGGGTCGGAGTTCGTGCAGGGCACGGCGGTGTTGGGGCTGCTCATCCTCTCGGTCCACATCTACGACTACCAGATGCAGTTCACCAACGCCCTCAACGCGATCGACCGCCCCGACCTCTCGTTCCGGGTGAACGCGGTCTTCATCGGCGGGAACGCGGCGCTCAACCTCGTGTTGGTGTCCCAGTACGGCTGGGTCGGCGCCGCGGTCGCGACCGTCGTCTCGGCGACGGTCGGCCTGGTCGGGGCCGCCCACTACCTCCGGCAGCAGATCGACGTCGCGGTCCCGATCGGGACGATCCTCCGCCAGTGGGCGGCGGCCGGGTGTATGGGAGTGGTGGTGTCGGGGATCCTTCGCGCCGATTCGGTATACGGGATTTTCTCGAGAAACGATGTCTCGGTCATCGTGGTAGCAGGAACGGGCGCTGCCGTCTACTTCGTGGTGTTGTACGCCATCTCGTCCCGGTTCCGAACGGTCATCCGGAACAACTCGCCGGTCGAGATCCCGATCTGA
- a CDS encoding glycosyltransferase family 39 protein, giving the protein MTRSRLRDLPARAWRQVRSDLREDPSLPYVLLLAVVLCGFWIHHRVPNFATRDEKSRILDVLVAYGRVLDEPTAESLREGVAWSRVPFGATFHLYAVVLLPVVLAAWLLGDLGSIAGLGFPSDEFGFYAAWQSVPEWIWTWSILLVRLANVAFAVACVYLTYRIGTTAHGRIAGNLSALLLTLTFGFLTIAHEGGEDMPALFFVLLALYLGLRYVRTDDRTLFVLAGAAGGVAIAFKLTAAPVVLVVGAAYLLRARYVADSGGSDGGDDSGGDDSGDSGGSDGDWREVLWRPRLFVGGALAGAGCILLGFPTALVGEIGLVVDRIAVGSTARATHTTGPDAPIWWWFLRGYLSGLSLPLFLGGLLGVLASVASLRTRREGVDATALVLAALVGYLLLFSGWHDFRVHHLLPTFPLIALLLGERLHALREARPSIARPLIAVLLITSGAYAGVGVAGYADMPRDNAEDWLVAEAGANDTVETYRVDFQDTAVPYGMRVNHVGLSEEEAVHCPAYIQLGYRDLLFLSEGTYYRNDGHTGAYVEDLLGGETNYAIAAEFGPRPPGFIPDRATPGSATDLLRYGVVPQTDQYADEQELRANQYTLILERTGECESTRNPPL; this is encoded by the coding sequence ATGACGCGGTCTCGCCTTCGTGACCTCCCCGCTCGGGCGTGGCGCCAAGTCCGATCGGACCTCCGCGAGGACCCCTCCCTCCCGTACGTTCTCCTGCTTGCGGTCGTGCTCTGCGGGTTCTGGATCCACCACCGCGTGCCGAACTTCGCGACGCGCGACGAGAAGAGCCGGATCCTCGACGTGCTCGTGGCCTACGGGCGCGTCCTCGATGAGCCGACCGCCGAGTCGCTGCGGGAGGGCGTCGCGTGGAGCCGCGTTCCCTTCGGCGCGACGTTCCACCTCTACGCCGTGGTGCTGTTGCCGGTCGTGCTCGCGGCGTGGCTGCTCGGCGACCTCGGGTCGATCGCCGGCCTCGGCTTCCCGAGCGACGAGTTCGGCTTCTATGCTGCCTGGCAGTCGGTGCCGGAGTGGATCTGGACCTGGTCAATCCTCCTCGTCAGGCTCGCGAACGTCGCGTTCGCGGTCGCGTGCGTCTACCTCACCTACCGGATCGGGACGACTGCACACGGTCGGATCGCCGGAAACCTCTCGGCACTCCTGTTGACCCTCACGTTCGGCTTCCTCACGATCGCCCACGAGGGCGGCGAGGACATGCCCGCGCTCTTCTTCGTCCTGCTCGCGCTGTATCTGGGGCTGCGCTACGTCCGGACCGACGACCGCACCCTGTTCGTCCTCGCGGGCGCCGCCGGCGGGGTCGCGATCGCGTTCAAGCTCACCGCGGCACCGGTCGTCCTCGTGGTCGGCGCCGCGTACCTGCTCCGGGCACGATACGTCGCTGACTCCGGTGGCAGCGACGGCGGCGATGACTCCGGTGGCGACGACAGCGGTGACTCCGGCGGCTCCGACGGCGACTGGCGGGAGGTCCTGTGGCGCCCACGTCTGTTCGTCGGCGGCGCGCTCGCGGGCGCCGGCTGCATCCTCCTCGGCTTCCCGACCGCCCTCGTCGGGGAGATCGGGCTTGTGGTCGATCGGATCGCCGTCGGATCGACCGCGCGGGCGACTCACACCACCGGCCCCGACGCGCCCATCTGGTGGTGGTTCCTGCGAGGGTACTTGAGCGGACTCTCGCTCCCGCTGTTCCTTGGGGGCCTCCTCGGGGTTCTCGCAAGCGTCGCCTCGCTCCGAACCCGGCGCGAGGGCGTCGACGCGACCGCCCTGGTGCTCGCCGCGCTGGTCGGCTATCTCCTCCTCTTTTCGGGGTGGCACGACTTCCGCGTCCATCACCTGCTGCCGACGTTCCCGCTGATCGCGCTCCTGCTCGGCGAGCGCCTTCACGCCCTGCGCGAGGCCCGGCCGTCGATCGCTCGTCCCCTGATCGCGGTCCTGCTGATCACGAGCGGCGCCTACGCGGGCGTCGGCGTCGCGGGATACGCGGACATGCCTCGTGACAACGCCGAGGACTGGCTGGTCGCGGAGGCCGGGGCGAACGACACCGTCGAGACCTACCGCGTCGACTTCCAGGACACCGCGGTTCCCTACGGGATGCGGGTGAATCACGTCGGGCTCTCCGAGGAGGAGGCGGTGCACTGTCCGGCCTACATCCAGCTCGGCTACCGAGATCTGCTGTTCTTAAGCGAGGGAACCTACTACCGCAACGACGGGCACACCGGGGCCTACGTCGAGGACCTGCTCGGTGGCGAGACGAACTACGCGATCGCCGCCGAGTTCGGGCCACGTCCGCCGGGCTTCATCCCGGACCGCGCGACGCCCGGGTCAGCCACCGACCTGCTCCGGTACGGCGTCGTTCCCCAGACGGACCAGTACGCGGACGAACAGGAGCTGCGGGCGAACCAGTACACCCTGATCCTCGAACGGACCGGCGAGTGCGAGAGCACCCGGAACCCGCCGCTGTGA
- a CDS encoding lysylphosphatidylglycerol synthase transmembrane domain-containing protein, with protein sequence MFDRSRRDLAIAALQYGLGLVALAWVLSQIEFGTVLGHLGGLGSGALATIVAVSVLGLLGRVYSWQVLMARVGAGSFRAAASVDLAVYFLNQLLPSRLSGRVAAPFVLRSRTGMAYADGASVAGVHTGIYAVLYGAVAAVGVVAAAPRLPGGILLLLALSTGLYLAAGGAVLLAGINLPLLDRLVDVLEALVGRIPRVGAAAADRVGGLREFTAAASTSFRRLAVDPGLWAKYALGWTAFAVVAPGGRVLVLLAAFGAPFEPALLLPLYLVAAYSVTLLPLTPGGIGVTEATTTVVFVALGVPEGIAASVVLLDRFLGVYLPALAGWYPAASLDREALTTGE encoded by the coding sequence GTGTTCGATCGCTCCCGCCGGGATCTGGCGATCGCCGCGTTGCAGTACGGGCTGGGGCTCGTCGCGCTGGCGTGGGTGCTGTCGCAGATCGAGTTCGGGACGGTCCTCGGTCACCTCGGCGGACTCGGCTCGGGGGCGCTCGCGACGATCGTCGCGGTCTCGGTCCTCGGCCTCCTCGGCCGCGTGTACTCCTGGCAGGTGCTGATGGCCCGCGTCGGCGCGGGGTCGTTCCGCGCGGCAGCCAGCGTCGACCTCGCGGTGTACTTCCTCAACCAGCTGCTCCCCTCGCGGCTCTCGGGACGCGTGGCCGCGCCCTTCGTCCTCCGGAGCCGGACCGGGATGGCGTACGCCGACGGCGCCTCCGTCGCGGGCGTCCACACCGGGATCTACGCCGTGCTGTACGGCGCCGTCGCCGCGGTCGGCGTGGTCGCCGCGGCCCCCCGGCTCCCGGGCGGGATCCTCCTGCTGCTCGCGCTCTCGACCGGGCTCTACCTCGCGGCCGGCGGAGCGGTGTTGCTCGCCGGGATCAACCTCCCCCTGCTCGACCGGCTCGTCGATGTGCTCGAGGCGCTCGTCGGTCGGATTCCACGCGTGGGAGCCGCGGCCGCCGACCGCGTCGGGGGGCTGCGCGAGTTCACCGCCGCCGCCAGCACCTCCTTCCGCCGGCTCGCGGTCGATCCCGGTCTCTGGGCGAAGTACGCCCTCGGCTGGACCGCCTTCGCCGTCGTCGCGCCCGGGGGCCGCGTGCTGGTGCTGCTGGCGGCGTTCGGCGCGCCCTTCGAGCCGGCCCTCCTCCTGCCCCTCTACCTGGTCGCGGCCTACAGCGTGACGCTGCTCCCCCTGACGCCCGGCGGGATCGGCGTCACCGAGGCGACGACGACCGTGGTGTTCGTCGCGCTGGGCGTTCCTGAGGGGATCGCGGCGTCCGTGGTGCTTTTAGACCGGTTCCTCGGCGTCTACCTCCCCGCGCTGGCCGGGTGGTATCCCGCGGCGTCGCTGGATCGGGAGGCGCTGACGACCGGGGAGTGA
- a CDS encoding polysaccharide deacetylase family protein: MSDRRTGGRDDDDASSDGADLHDGADAHDRAVLSIDVELFRHTPAFRNAAGALADPSLGLAGARFLQEAFTRHDAATTAFVVSEIADEHPDAVAAFADAGHEIGSHTHTHRLLTDLSPDRRREEIARSKERLEAVTGTDVSGFRAPAFDFGPDHFNQLAAAGYDYDASVVSCRWIPGWYGGEYDLHRPAIATAVDPDAPGGITEVPTAVFPGIGLPLTGTWLRFFGVRYTIWGMRLLARRGIAPVLYVHPWELVDLPDVDGVPARVTVRTGDWMRRAVDRILGTDFEFVTIRDVLADAGFDADRERDPNEVA; encoded by the coding sequence ATGAGTGATCGTCGCACCGGCGGACGGGACGACGATGACGCGAGCAGCGATGGCGCGGACCTCCACGATGGCGCGGACGCCCACGATCGCGCGGTCCTCTCGATCGACGTCGAACTGTTCAGACACACGCCCGCGTTCCGAAATGCCGCCGGAGCGCTTGCCGATCCGAGCCTGGGACTGGCGGGCGCACGATTCCTCCAGGAGGCGTTCACGCGCCACGACGCCGCGACGACCGCGTTCGTGGTCTCCGAGATCGCCGACGAGCACCCCGACGCGGTCGCCGCGTTCGCCGACGCCGGTCACGAAATCGGGTCCCACACCCACACGCACCGCCTGCTGACGGACCTGTCCCCCGATCGGCGGCGCGAAGAGATCGCCCGGTCGAAGGAGCGTCTCGAGGCCGTGACGGGGACCGACGTCTCCGGGTTTCGTGCCCCGGCGTTCGATTTCGGCCCGGATCATTTCAACCAGCTCGCGGCGGCCGGGTACGACTACGACGCGAGTGTGGTCTCCTGTCGGTGGATCCCCGGCTGGTACGGCGGCGAGTACGATCTCCATCGCCCCGCGATCGCGACCGCCGTCGACCCCGACGCGCCCGGCGGGATCACGGAGGTCCCGACCGCGGTGTTCCCGGGGATCGGCCTGCCGCTGACCGGCACGTGGCTCCGGTTCTTCGGGGTCCGGTACACGATCTGGGGGATGCGCCTTCTTGCCCGGCGCGGGATCGCTCCGGTGTTGTACGTCCATCCGTGGGAACTCGTCGACCTGCCGGACGTCGACGGGGTGCCGGCGCGCGTCACGGTTCGGACCGGCGACTGGATGCGCCGGGCCGTCGACCGGATCCTCGGGACCGACTTCGAGTTCGTCACGATCCGTGACGTGCTCGCGGACGCCGGTTTCGATGCCGACCGTGAGAGGGACCCGAACGAGGTGGCCTGA
- a CDS encoding DUF2304 domain-containing protein, with amino-acid sequence MIGFTFDYSLVNVVALVVGLLFLANGYYLVRTGREAVAVFVLSVIVGSGLVFVAAFPTAFDAVARLLGLELRARAILVVSNLTLFALVIYLLNRIGTLYDRVSRLNERLSLLDAEMDDRDGNNGDHE; translated from the coding sequence ATGATCGGCTTCACCTTCGACTACTCGCTCGTTAACGTCGTGGCGCTGGTCGTCGGCCTGCTGTTCCTCGCGAACGGCTACTACCTCGTCAGGACGGGCCGGGAGGCAGTCGCGGTGTTCGTCCTCTCGGTGATCGTGGGGAGTGGCCTCGTCTTCGTCGCGGCGTTCCCGACCGCCTTCGACGCCGTCGCGCGACTGCTGGGACTCGAGCTGCGAGCGCGGGCGATCCTCGTCGTCTCGAACCTCACGCTGTTCGCGCTCGTCATCTATCTCCTGAACCGGATCGGGACGCTCTACGACCGCGTCTCGCGACTGAACGAACGGCTGAGCCTCCTCGACGCCGAGATGGACGACCGGGACGGAAACAACGGCGACCATGAGTGA
- a CDS encoding glycosyltransferase family 2 protein, which yields MRTVAVLPAYDEAETIGPVIEGTREHVEEVVVVDDGSSDATAAIARDHGATVIEHVFNTGVGGAVRTGYQYAIRNDYEFVLQIDGDGQHDPTHIPRLLEAAADHDMVIASRYLNESFEEYGAVRRLGISFFTSVVNVLGGVDITDVTSGFRVYRVGALREILHRSDRHWAVEQTLDAAKRDQRITEVSVAMPIREQGDSQFSFDTFVLYPLRMIDVVLRVLLFR from the coding sequence GTGCGAACCGTCGCCGTTCTCCCCGCCTACGACGAAGCCGAGACCATCGGTCCGGTCATCGAGGGCACGCGCGAACACGTCGAGGAGGTCGTCGTCGTCGACGACGGCTCCAGCGACGCGACCGCCGCGATCGCTCGCGACCACGGTGCGACCGTCATCGAACACGTGTTCAACACGGGCGTCGGCGGCGCCGTCAGGACCGGCTACCAGTACGCGATCCGCAACGACTACGAGTTCGTCCTGCAGATCGACGGGGACGGGCAACACGATCCCACCCACATCCCCCGACTGTTGGAGGCGGCTGCGGATCACGATATGGTGATCGCGAGCCGCTACCTCAACGAAAGCTTCGAGGAGTACGGCGCCGTCCGGCGGCTCGGGATCAGCTTCTTCACGTCGGTCGTGAACGTCCTCGGCGGCGTCGACATCACCGACGTGACCAGCGGGTTCCGGGTGTATCGCGTCGGCGCCCTGCGGGAGATCCTCCACCGCTCGGACCGACACTGGGCGGTCGAACAGACGCTCGACGCGGCCAAACGGGACCAGCGGATCACGGAGGTCTCGGTCGCGATGCCGATCCGCGAGCAGGGCGATTCACAGTTCTCGTTCGACACGTTCGTCCTCTATCCGCTCCGGATGATCGATGTCGTGTTGCGCGTCCTGCTGTTCCGGTGA
- a CDS encoding alkaline phosphatase family protein — protein MSRTVVVGLDGSNWDLLEPWIDGGDLPNLAALREESAYAETESCLPPVTFPNWKCYSAGKNPGKLGVFWFERVDLEAGTIDVTNGGDFETPEIWDYLTDEGKRAGVVNMPTMYPPRDIDGPIVAGGPDAVEGEYRSIDGGYATPDGLAEELEERFDYRVHPDPLLSSNEETGAEVDAILELLDTRLEVATTLLEEEDLEFVHVTLFYLNVLQHFFWNDEPTKRAYEVVDEWVGRIADMEDTNLVLMSDHGCGPTTTEFYINEWLAENGYQARERTVDGALQRVGLDREHALAVAKRLGAVDLLATLVPERIQKLVPQSAGLKRDRKLDAVDLDRTRAVASGQGPIYLNPAFDREAVREELIADLEAVTDEHGPIFDGVYRAEEVYEGRFLDEPGAPDVVVDQRDGVHVNDGIGGGTVRSGPDRWRAENTRNGLFLASGPDFEAAGRLDRISILDMAPTLLTAAGCAVPSDMDGEVLPIVAGDSEPETREPIAWDRASGEDVTAGVEDRLTQLGYME, from the coding sequence ATGAGCAGAACGGTCGTCGTCGGACTCGACGGGAGCAACTGGGACCTGCTGGAGCCGTGGATCGACGGCGGCGATCTCCCGAACCTCGCCGCGCTGCGCGAGGAGAGCGCGTACGCCGAGACGGAGAGTTGCCTCCCGCCGGTCACCTTTCCGAACTGGAAGTGCTACTCGGCGGGGAAGAACCCCGGCAAGCTCGGCGTCTTCTGGTTCGAGCGAGTCGACCTCGAGGCGGGCACGATCGACGTCACGAACGGCGGCGACTTCGAGACCCCCGAGATCTGGGACTACCTCACCGACGAGGGGAAACGCGCCGGCGTGGTCAACATGCCGACGATGTATCCGCCCCGCGACATCGACGGTCCCATCGTCGCGGGCGGCCCGGACGCCGTCGAGGGGGAGTACCGGTCGATCGACGGCGGCTACGCCACGCCCGACGGGCTCGCCGAGGAGCTCGAGGAGCGCTTCGACTACCGGGTTCATCCCGACCCGCTCCTCTCCTCGAACGAGGAGACGGGCGCCGAGGTCGACGCCATCCTCGAGCTGCTGGACACACGCCTCGAGGTCGCGACCACGCTCCTCGAGGAGGAGGACCTCGAGTTCGTCCACGTCACCCTCTTCTACCTCAACGTCCTCCAGCACTTCTTCTGGAACGACGAGCCGACGAAACGCGCCTACGAGGTCGTCGACGAGTGGGTCGGCCGGATCGCCGATATGGAGGACACGAACCTCGTGTTGATGTCCGACCACGGCTGCGGGCCGACCACGACCGAGTTCTACATCAACGAGTGGCTGGCCGAGAACGGCTACCAGGCCCGGGAACGCACCGTCGACGGCGCCCTCCAGCGCGTCGGCCTCGACCGGGAGCACGCCCTCGCGGTCGCCAAGCGGCTTGGCGCGGTCGACCTCCTGGCGACCCTCGTCCCCGAGCGGATCCAGAAGCTCGTCCCGCAGAGCGCCGGGCTCAAACGCGACCGAAAGCTCGACGCCGTCGACCTCGATCGAACGCGGGCAGTCGCCAGCGGGCAGGGACCGATCTACCTGAACCCGGCCTTCGACCGCGAGGCGGTTCGTGAGGAACTGATCGCCGATCTCGAAGCCGTCACGGACGAGCACGGCCCGATCTTCGACGGCGTCTACCGCGCCGAGGAAGTCTACGAGGGACGGTTCCTCGACGAGCCCGGCGCACCCGACGTCGTCGTCGACCAGCGCGACGGCGTCCACGTCAACGACGGCATCGGCGGCGGCACGGTCCGATCCGGACCGGACCGCTGGCGGGCGGAGAACACCCGCAACGGGCTCTTTCTGGCGTCGGGACCGGACTTCGAGGCGGCCGGGCGACTGGACCGGATCAGCATCCTGGATATGGCGCCAACCCTGTTGACGGCCGCCGGCTGTGCGGTTCCCTCGGATATGGACGGGGAGGTGCTACCGATCGTCGCCGGCGACTCCGAACCGGAGACGCGCGAGCCGATCGCCTGGGACCGCGCCAGCGGCGAGGACGTGACGGCAGGGGTCGAAGACCGGCTCACGCAGCTCGGGTATATGGAGTGA
- the glmS gene encoding glutamine--fructose-6-phosphate transaminase (isomerizing), with protein sequence MCGIIGYVGDEAAAPIVYQGLENLEYRGYDSAGIALVNDGGGLTVAKRSGEVSNLTVPDAPDATCGIGHTRWSTHGPPTDANAHPHTDCTDSIAVVHNGIIENHEELRAELDAHEFTSDTDTEVVPHLLEAARADEAVPDLRAALERVIDRLEGSYAVCVVDREADRIVAARDGSPLVIGHGEDAAFVASDVTAFLDRTREVTYLEDGDVADLSADGDVEVFAAGDAAGSEPVDRGVETVEWEADAAEKAGYEHYMRKEIHEQPSALRQTISGRIDIDRGRVDLDVSFPPGFLADLEEIQIVACGTSNYAGRYAARLFEDLAGVRATVEIASEYDFGAGRSPDRTLVVAVTQSGETADTLGAIRRANAAGARTVAVTNTLGSTVTREVDDTAFIRAGPEIGVAATKTFASQVATLSMLAVAIGRERGALAAADARSVLEDLRGLPGAVQQVLDAEDRVRAAASEYGDGEAFFFVGRDLGVPVALEGALKLKEISYDHAEGFAAGELKHGPLALVTADTPVLAVLTAGGRASETMNNVTEAQTRGAPAIGCVSAADEYDTLDVSLPVPDVGTFEPLVANVHLQLFAYHVANDNGRPIDKPRNLAKSVTVE encoded by the coding sequence ATGTGCGGGATCATCGGCTACGTCGGCGACGAGGCGGCGGCCCCGATCGTTTATCAGGGGCTCGAGAACCTGGAGTACCGCGGCTACGACTCCGCGGGGATCGCGCTCGTGAACGACGGCGGTGGCCTCACGGTGGCAAAGCGTTCGGGGGAGGTCTCGAACCTGACCGTCCCCGACGCGCCCGATGCCACCTGCGGGATCGGGCACACGCGCTGGAGCACCCACGGCCCGCCGACCGACGCGAACGCGCATCCCCACACCGACTGTACGGACTCGATCGCGGTCGTCCACAACGGGATCATCGAGAACCACGAGGAGCTGCGCGCGGAGCTCGACGCCCACGAGTTCACGAGCGACACCGACACCGAGGTCGTTCCGCATCTCCTCGAGGCGGCGCGCGCTGACGAGGCGGTCCCGGACCTCCGTGCCGCGCTCGAGCGCGTGATCGACCGGCTCGAGGGGAGTTACGCGGTCTGCGTCGTCGACCGGGAGGCCGACCGGATCGTCGCCGCCAGGGACGGCAGCCCGCTCGTGATCGGCCACGGCGAGGACGCGGCCTTCGTCGCCAGCGACGTGACCGCCTTCCTCGACCGCACCCGCGAGGTGACCTACCTCGAGGACGGCGACGTGGCGGACCTCTCGGCCGACGGCGACGTCGAGGTGTTCGCTGCCGGCGACGCCGCCGGATCCGAACCGGTCGACCGCGGCGTCGAGACGGTCGAGTGGGAGGCCGACGCGGCCGAGAAGGCCGGCTACGAGCACTACATGCGCAAGGAGATCCACGAGCAGCCCTCGGCGCTCCGGCAGACGATCTCGGGACGGATCGACATCGACCGGGGACGCGTCGACCTCGACGTCTCGTTCCCCCCGGGCTTTCTCGCCGATCTCGAGGAGATCCAGATCGTCGCCTGCGGAACCTCGAACTACGCGGGCCGGTACGCGGCGCGGCTCTTCGAGGACCTCGCCGGCGTGCGCGCGACCGTCGAGATCGCCAGCGAGTACGATTTCGGCGCCGGGCGGAGCCCCGACCGAACGCTCGTCGTCGCGGTCACCCAGAGCGGGGAGACCGCGGACACGCTCGGCGCGATCCGGCGCGCGAACGCCGCCGGCGCCAGGACGGTCGCGGTGACGAACACCCTCGGCAGCACCGTCACCCGCGAGGTCGACGACACCGCCTTCATCCGCGCGGGCCCGGAGATCGGCGTCGCGGCGACGAAGACGTTCGCCTCCCAGGTGGCGACGCTGTCGATGCTCGCGGTGGCCATCGGCCGGGAGCGCGGCGCCCTCGCCGCGGCCGACGCGCGGTCCGTCCTTGAGGACCTCCGCGGGCTGCCCGGCGCGGTCCAGCAGGTGCTCGACGCCGAGGACCGGGTTCGTGCGGCCGCCAGCGAGTACGGCGACGGCGAGGCGTTCTTCTTCGTCGGCCGGGATCTCGGCGTTCCCGTCGCCCTCGAGGGCGCGTTGAAGCTCAAGGAGATCTCCTACGACCACGCCGAGGGCTTCGCCGCCGGCGAGCTCAAACACGGCCCGCTCGCGCTCGTGACCGCCGACACGCCCGTCCTCGCCGTGCTGACCGCGGGCGGGCGGGCGTCGGAGACGATGAACAACGTCACCGAGGCACAAACACGCGGCGCGCCCGCGATCGGCTGTGTGTCCGCCGCCGACGAGTACGACACCCTGGACGTCTCCCTCCCGGTGCCCGACGTCGGAACCTTCGAGCCGCTCGTCGCGAACGTCCACCTCCAGCTGTTCGCCTACCACGTCGCGAACGACAACGGACGCCCGATCGACAAGCCGCGGAACCTGGCGAAGAGCGTCACGGTCGAGTAA